Within Paeniglutamicibacter psychrophenolicus, the genomic segment GCGGGTGGTGATGATCTTCCCGTCGCGCACCCCGTCGGACATGATGGAGACGATGTCGTCCCACAGCAACCCGGCCTTGCGCGCCGAAATGTCGCAGCCGGGCGTGAACGGGTCAAGGCGCGTGCGAAAGAGCGTTTCCGCGCGGTAGATGTTGCCAACCCCTGCCAAGACCGCTTGGTCCATCAGCGCGGTGCCGACCGGCGTCTTCTTGCCGGCCAGGCGCGAGACGAATTCCTTGCGCGCAGCGCGTGCGGCCCGCAGGTGCTCGACGGCGGTGCCTCGCCCCTTGGCCAGTTCGAACTCCCCGGCTGCGGCCGTCAGCGGGTCCGGTCCGAGCTTGGCGCGCACGCTGCTGGCCTCCCGGGGAGTGAGCACCTCGCAGGCGCTGGGCCCGCGCAGGTCCGCCCACCCGTGGGCGGAGACCAGCCGGGCGCGGACCTGGCCAACGGGTTCGGGAGGGCCCTGGTAGGGGCCGGATTCCGCGTCGGGGCCCTGCTCGGTCTCCCCCACCTTGCGCGGGGCGCCGATGGAGGAGGCCCCGGTGAAGTGCTCGTCTCCCCCGAAGCGCCAGGCCCCGTAGAGACCCAGGTGCACGCGCAGCACCAGGTCGTTCTCGAATCCCAGGAACAGCTGCTTGCCGTGGGCGTGCGAGGTGGCCAGCCTGGCCCCGTCGATCAGCCTGGCTGCGGGCGCGAAGCGGCCCTGCGGGGAGGAAACGGCCAGGACCTGCCCGCCAAAGACGTCGTCGAATTGGCGGGCAAGGCGGTGTACGGAGTGGCCTTCGGGCATGGTGCTGGCGGCCCCGGCTAGGCCACGACCTCCCCGGTGGTCTCGTAGGTGGCGATCTTGCCGATGCGGCGGATGTGGCGTTCGACGTTGGAGAACGGCTCGGCCAGGAACGCCTCGATGATTTCGGTGGCTTCTTCCAGCGAATGCTGGCGGCCGCCCACGGCCACGACGTTGGCGTCGTTGTGCTCGCGGGCCAGGCGTGCGGTGTCCAGGTTCCAGGCCAGCGCGGCGCGGATGCCGGCAACCTTGTTCGCGGCGATCTGCTCGCCGTTGCCCGATCCGCCCAGCACGATGCCCAGCGAGTCCAGTCCGGCGGCGCGGTCGGCGACCACGGCCAGGGCTGCGTTGATGCAGAACGAGGGGTAGTCGTCCTCGGCGTCGTAGGCGGTGGGCCCGTGGTCAACCATCTCGAAGCCCTTGGCGGTGAGGTGGGTGATCAGGTGGGCGCTGAGCTCGAGGCCTGCGTGGTCGGTGGCAATGTGAACGCGCATGTGATGTGTCCTTAGGCGGTGGTGAAGGCGGGATGCAGGAACCAGCCTAGCGGCGGGCCCGCCCGGGAACTAAGTTGATGACCCGGCCTGGCGCCGCCCGGCGGCCAGCGAGTTGAGCAGCCCGGCCATGGCCTCGGCGTCGGCCATGGTGGCCACCGAG encodes:
- a CDS encoding ribose-5-phosphate isomerase, which translates into the protein MRVHIATDHAGLELSAHLITHLTAKGFEMVDHGPTAYDAEDDYPSFCINAALAVVADRAAGLDSLGIVLGGSGNGEQIAANKVAGIRAALAWNLDTARLAREHNDANVVAVGGRQHSLEEATEIIEAFLAEPFSNVERHIRRIGKIATYETTGEVVA
- a CDS encoding Fpg/Nei family DNA glycosylase; amino-acid sequence: MPEGHSVHRLARQFDDVFGGQVLAVSSPQGRFAPAARLIDGARLATSHAHGKQLFLGFENDLVLRVHLGLYGAWRFGGDEHFTGASSIGAPRKVGETEQGPDAESGPYQGPPEPVGQVRARLVSAHGWADLRGPSACEVLTPREASSVRAKLGPDPLTAAAGEFELAKGRGTAVEHLRAARAARKEFVSRLAGKKTPVGTALMDQAVLAGVGNIYRAETLFRTRLDPFTPGCDISARKAGLLWDDIVSIMSDGVRDGKIITTRPEHRGPGPLWPENAYYTYQRQGRTCRLCTSAISLSEVAGRKLYWCPGCQRRAGARPGGT